In the genome of Pseudoglutamicibacter cumminsii, one region contains:
- a CDS encoding HtaA domain-containing protein: protein MKQKTTRMRRVGKALGSLLSFALVGAMATVPVATAHADAGSDAGSKPTITVTPAPAEGGEVTVTGKNFYQGDAQGDASTGIYLGYGPSSSAGFYQGGSTKSVWIAAGKKDEDTDRGRTAPLNADGSFAVKVKVPAKSDTSLSFFTSKGHGKGMKDTSQNASAPITYVETPAPQPEPAGQGGQLEWGVKESFRKYVVGRIARGSIETSGGAAQKPNNGIFTLPNGQGTYEDGKGTLTFDGQLAFKGHHGEMDLTMSGFKVTFTSETTAQLIMTVKAPKTSVTEAVDLTDAHVADLTFAKDAVTVKGGKLSLTNAKAILTEDGAVAMAGFYEPGLEVDPVSIKDAAIKVEAPQPEPTPEPTPEPTPEPTPEPTQEPTPEPTQEPTPEPTQEPTQEPTPEPKPAGKGGNLEWGVKESFRKYVVGRIAQGSIVTDGGAKQKANNGVFTFPNGKGAYKNGKGNVTFDGKVTFKGHKGEMNLTMSGFAVEFTSDTTANLIMTVKAPKTSVTDVVDLKNARVAKLTFPKSALKVKDGKLSLTNAKATLTKDGAAAMAGFYEPGIEIDPVSIKNALVTQETPAPVPAPEKPKPAPKKPKPAPQKPAPKPAPQKPGPVAQETGNGKTKAPSAPICRIEKVPGKPGASTLSWGVKTSFRNYITGGIAKGAIAPGNGAARTANGFTWGAGSGTLTANSGTVSFPGSIHFTGHKGVLDTTIYGLRVKVTGPGKGQLIANVKSQSMEGKDLSANNIVFATLSFNGDASKGINNATVTLTKAGAKGFAGFYEAGLVLDPLTLTVGSTGMVDKEICVDPDTGAVVSPDGSAMPGTGAGNLASTGFGGTTLAGTAGVLALIGLALMRGSRRKDSVA from the coding sequence ATGAAGCAAAAGACCACTCGCATGCGCCGTGTGGGGAAGGCCTTGGGGTCTTTGTTGTCCTTCGCGCTGGTTGGCGCGATGGCAACCGTCCCAGTGGCTACAGCGCACGCAGATGCCGGCTCCGATGCCGGGTCTAAGCCCACGATCACGGTGACTCCAGCTCCTGCCGAAGGCGGCGAGGTCACTGTCACCGGTAAGAACTTCTACCAAGGCGACGCTCAGGGCGACGCATCAACGGGAATCTACCTCGGCTACGGTCCGTCCTCTTCTGCGGGTTTCTATCAGGGTGGAAGCACCAAATCGGTATGGATCGCTGCAGGCAAGAAGGACGAAGACACTGATCGGGGACGCACCGCTCCGCTGAACGCTGACGGTTCGTTCGCAGTCAAGGTCAAGGTTCCTGCGAAATCCGACACGAGCCTCTCGTTCTTCACGTCTAAGGGCCACGGCAAGGGCATGAAGGACACGAGCCAGAACGCTTCCGCACCGATCACTTACGTCGAGACGCCAGCGCCTCAGCCGGAACCTGCTGGCCAGGGCGGCCAGCTCGAGTGGGGTGTCAAGGAAAGCTTCCGTAAGTACGTTGTAGGTCGTATTGCGCGCGGCTCGATCGAGACCAGCGGCGGTGCTGCCCAGAAGCCGAACAACGGCATTTTCACCCTGCCTAACGGCCAGGGAACGTACGAAGACGGTAAGGGAACCCTGACCTTCGACGGCCAGTTGGCTTTCAAGGGTCACCATGGCGAGATGGACCTGACGATGTCTGGCTTCAAGGTGACGTTCACCTCGGAGACCACCGCGCAGCTCATCATGACGGTCAAGGCGCCAAAGACCTCCGTCACGGAGGCCGTGGACCTGACGGACGCGCACGTCGCGGACCTCACGTTCGCTAAGGACGCTGTGACGGTCAAGGGCGGCAAACTCAGCCTTACTAACGCTAAGGCGATTTTGACTGAGGACGGCGCTGTGGCAATGGCTGGATTCTACGAGCCTGGCCTCGAGGTGGATCCAGTGTCCATCAAAGACGCTGCTATCAAGGTAGAGGCTCCGCAGCCTGAGCCAACGCCAGAGCCAACGCCAGAGCCAACGCCTGAGCCAACGCCAGAGCCAACTCAGGAACCAACCCCTGAACCAACTCAGGAACCAACGCCTGAGCCAACTCAGGAGCCAACTCAGGAGCCAACGCCTGAGCCGAAGCCTGCTGGCAAGGGCGGCAACCTGGAATGGGGCGTCAAGGAAAGCTTCCGTAAGTACGTTGTCGGGCGCATTGCTCAGGGCTCTATCGTGACCGATGGTGGTGCCAAGCAGAAGGCAAACAACGGCGTCTTCACGTTCCCTAACGGGAAGGGTGCTTACAAGAACGGCAAGGGCAACGTGACCTTCGACGGCAAGGTGACGTTCAAGGGCCACAAGGGTGAAATGAACCTGACGATGTCCGGTTTCGCTGTGGAGTTCACGTCGGACACGACCGCGAACCTCATCATGACGGTCAAGGCACCAAAGACCTCCGTAACGGATGTAGTCGATTTGAAGAACGCACGCGTTGCCAAGCTCACGTTCCCTAAGAGCGCCCTCAAGGTCAAGGACGGCAAGCTCAGCCTCACGAACGCTAAAGCAACCCTGACTAAGGATGGCGCTGCAGCAATGGCTGGGTTCTACGAGCCAGGCATCGAGATCGATCCAGTGTCGATCAAGAACGCGCTGGTTACGCAAGAAACCCCAGCTCCTGTGCCAGCACCGGAAAAGCCGAAGCCAGCACCTAAGAAGCCAAAGCCTGCGCCGCAGAAGCCTGCACCTAAGCCGGCTCCGCAGAAGCCAGGCCCGGTTGCACAGGAAACTGGCAACGGCAAGACAAAGGCTCCTAGTGCCCCGATCTGCCGCATTGAAAAGGTTCCTGGCAAGCCAGGTGCATCGACGCTGAGCTGGGGTGTCAAGACCTCCTTCCGTAACTACATCACCGGCGGTATCGCAAAGGGTGCCATCGCACCTGGAAACGGTGCAGCCCGCACTGCAAACGGATTCACATGGGGTGCCGGTTCTGGAACCCTCACTGCGAACTCCGGAACGGTTTCCTTCCCAGGCAGCATTCACTTCACGGGCCACAAGGGCGTCCTGGACACGACCATCTACGGCCTGCGCGTGAAGGTCACCGGCCCAGGTAAGGGCCAGCTGATCGCGAACGTCAAGTCGCAGTCGATGGAAGGCAAAGACCTCTCTGCCAACAACATCGTGTTCGCAACCCTGTCCTTCAATGGCGATGCTTCCAAGGGCATCAACAACGCGACCGTGACCTTGACTAAGGCAGGCGCTAAGGGCTTCGCGGGCTTCTACGAAGCCGGCCTCGTGCTGGATCCGCTCACCCTCACGGTAGGCTCCACCGGCATGGTCGACAAGGAAATCTGTGTTGACCCAGACACTGGTGCGGTTGTTTCCCCAGACGGTTCCGCAATGCCAGGCACGGGTGCTGGAAACCTTGCCTCGACCGGTTTCGGCGGAACCACCCTGGCGGGGACCGCAGGCGTACTGGCCCTCATCGGGCTTGCGCTCATGCGAGGCTCGCGCCGTAAAGACTCCGTTGCATAA
- a CDS encoding heme/hemin ABC transporter substrate-binding protein, translating into MTHGTSSATSFRAKTTSRTSRLALFGVTGLTLVSLLAGCTSAASTDESPSPYATATGSASTSPEPSAQDKSVNAVDALKVKGPAEARDIPDMKPVMSGVKPSLPTTVTDAHGKEITVKSADRVLALDLNGTLADTVVGMGLHDRLIGRSNSDTSALLKDLPVITKDGHDTNVEAILNLKPDLIITTENIGGAESYRQLENAGITVVRLEPATSIDGIPDAIRAVGKVFGTEDAAEKLAEQSKKDLAEAKTYVEELKSKTPRAPRATVLYVRGTGGVFFILGNEYGASDIVEALGLEDMARTHNIGGIKPANAESLLNLNPEIVFAMKRGVESAGGLDGFLKRPGMSATVAGKNKRIITAADGQLLSFGPRTPENLKALAEAVYQDGQSKK; encoded by the coding sequence ATGACTCACGGCACCTCCAGCGCTACTTCATTCCGTGCGAAAACCACCTCACGCACCTCCCGCTTGGCTTTGTTCGGCGTAACGGGACTCACCCTCGTCAGCTTGCTCGCAGGGTGCACATCAGCCGCATCCACCGACGAATCGCCGAGCCCATACGCAACCGCGACCGGTTCAGCCTCAACCTCACCTGAACCGAGTGCTCAAGATAAGAGCGTCAACGCCGTCGATGCACTCAAGGTCAAAGGACCTGCTGAGGCACGCGATATCCCCGACATGAAACCGGTCATGTCCGGAGTGAAACCTTCGCTTCCGACCACAGTGACCGACGCCCACGGCAAGGAGATCACGGTCAAGTCGGCTGACCGGGTGCTTGCGCTGGACCTCAACGGGACCCTGGCCGACACGGTGGTTGGCATGGGGTTGCACGACCGACTGATCGGACGCTCAAACTCTGACACGAGCGCCCTGCTTAAAGACCTCCCCGTCATCACGAAAGACGGGCACGACACCAATGTTGAAGCGATCCTGAATCTCAAACCGGATCTCATCATCACGACCGAAAACATCGGTGGAGCGGAATCGTACCGGCAACTCGAAAACGCCGGCATCACGGTTGTGAGGCTCGAACCAGCCACCAGCATCGACGGGATCCCGGACGCAATCCGCGCGGTAGGCAAGGTCTTCGGTACTGAAGATGCCGCTGAGAAACTCGCGGAACAAAGCAAGAAAGACCTCGCCGAAGCTAAGACGTACGTCGAGGAACTGAAGTCAAAGACGCCGCGAGCGCCTCGAGCAACCGTTCTCTACGTGCGCGGAACAGGCGGAGTCTTCTTCATTCTCGGTAACGAATACGGCGCCTCCGACATCGTAGAAGCCCTTGGCCTGGAAGACATGGCTCGCACGCACAACATCGGGGGTATCAAGCCAGCCAACGCGGAATCGCTGCTGAACCTCAACCCTGAGATTGTGTTCGCGATGAAGCGCGGGGTCGAATCCGCGGGTGGTCTCGATGGCTTCCTCAAACGCCCTGGCATGAGCGCAACCGTGGCTGGCAAGAACAAGCGCATCATCACAGCAGCGGACGGTCAGCTGCTTTCATTCGGACCGCGTACGCCAGAAAACCTCAAAGCTCTCGCTGAAGCCGTATACCAGGATGGACAGTCCAAGAAATGA
- a CDS encoding FecCD family ABC transporter permease, whose translation MTQTVESKRSARARAAWLTGIVLTVAVVCVLLISSTAGQYTTTPLEVLSSIKRVLIEGADPTENSTDAALWTIRFPRALLAAVIGASLALAGTVMQGIFANPLAEPSVVGVSAGASVGACVSIVFGLTATGTWVLPVGAFIGAMIATACVWMLAKGSGKVMVLTLVLTGIAINAIGGALTSFLVYLGDTTSREEIIFWQMGSLAAARWEQVGICLAVLAVTGLAIWFYRNKLDVLALGDAAAHGTGINVERLRFISVILVCILTGTAVAFSGMIGFVGLVVPHALRLIVGPSHKYLLPLSLLGGATLLGVADTAARTLIPLSDIPVGVFTAIVGGPVFIILLRGTLKKGGIRS comes from the coding sequence ATGACCCAAACCGTCGAGAGCAAACGCAGCGCGAGGGCACGCGCCGCGTGGCTCACCGGCATCGTACTGACCGTCGCGGTGGTCTGCGTTCTATTGATCTCATCCACCGCGGGTCAGTACACAACAACGCCCCTTGAAGTTCTGAGCTCCATTAAGAGAGTCCTCATCGAAGGAGCCGACCCCACCGAAAACTCAACCGACGCCGCGTTGTGGACCATCCGGTTCCCTCGAGCACTCCTCGCCGCCGTGATCGGGGCGAGCCTCGCCTTGGCTGGCACCGTGATGCAAGGAATCTTCGCCAACCCGTTGGCGGAACCGAGCGTCGTCGGCGTCAGCGCCGGCGCGAGCGTCGGTGCCTGCGTCTCGATCGTGTTCGGTTTGACCGCCACGGGTACGTGGGTTCTTCCGGTAGGGGCATTCATCGGCGCGATGATCGCCACGGCTTGCGTATGGATGCTCGCGAAAGGCTCAGGCAAGGTCATGGTCCTCACCTTGGTTTTGACCGGTATCGCGATCAATGCGATCGGCGGGGCACTCACGAGCTTCCTTGTCTACCTGGGCGACACGACCTCCCGTGAAGAGATCATTTTCTGGCAAATGGGTTCACTCGCCGCCGCTCGTTGGGAACAAGTGGGCATCTGCCTCGCTGTACTGGCAGTTACCGGCCTTGCCATCTGGTTCTACAGGAACAAGCTCGATGTGCTCGCACTCGGCGACGCCGCCGCCCACGGAACCGGCATCAACGTTGAACGGTTGCGATTCATTAGCGTCATCCTGGTGTGCATCCTGACGGGCACGGCGGTCGCATTCTCCGGCATGATCGGTTTCGTCGGGCTTGTGGTCCCGCACGCTCTCCGACTCATCGTGGGCCCTTCGCACAAATACCTCCTCCCGTTGTCGCTGCTCGGGGGAGCGACGTTGCTTGGGGTAGCCGACACCGCAGCCCGCACACTCATCCCACTCAGCGACATCCCTGTGGGTGTTTTCACCGCGATCGTGGGTGGCCCCGTCTTCATCATCCTCTTGCGGGGAACCCTCAAAAAAGGAGGAATCAGGTCATGA
- a CDS encoding heme ABC transporter ATP-binding protein — protein sequence MNALDVEDLTISVNGKILLDSVSVSVRPGAVTGIIGPNGAGKSTLLSALAGFTPPHKGRILINGEDVSGIPHQELARQRAVMTQNSDVAFPYTIREIVEMGRTPWGTNPANGAAVDQAIELTGLGHLLEREITTLSGGERQRTAFARVISQAFPVCVGRVILLDEPTAAMDVAYAEHTLALTQEFAALGAAVVVVIHDLDAAASYADDLIVLDHGTVCAAGRTADVCDAQLLSSVYGTALEVFEAGGRTRISPVRPCRFLLPRQDLTSASTEN from the coding sequence ATGAACGCGCTCGACGTCGAAGACCTCACGATCAGCGTCAACGGCAAGATCCTCCTCGACTCCGTCTCGGTGTCCGTGCGGCCAGGGGCCGTGACCGGGATCATCGGCCCCAACGGGGCAGGCAAATCGACCCTGCTCTCTGCGCTCGCCGGCTTTACGCCCCCGCATAAAGGCAGAATCCTCATCAACGGTGAGGACGTCAGCGGGATCCCGCACCAGGAGCTCGCAAGACAGCGTGCTGTCATGACCCAGAACTCGGACGTCGCGTTCCCTTACACGATCCGAGAAATCGTGGAGATGGGGCGCACTCCGTGGGGCACCAATCCGGCAAATGGCGCGGCCGTTGACCAAGCGATCGAACTCACCGGTCTCGGGCACTTGCTCGAACGAGAAATCACAACGCTTTCGGGTGGCGAACGCCAACGTACAGCGTTTGCACGCGTCATATCTCAAGCGTTCCCCGTCTGTGTGGGACGGGTCATCCTCCTCGACGAACCAACCGCGGCGATGGACGTCGCCTACGCCGAACACACGCTAGCCCTGACGCAAGAGTTCGCAGCTCTTGGCGCCGCCGTCGTCGTGGTGATTCATGACCTCGACGCCGCCGCATCATATGCCGACGACCTCATCGTGCTCGACCACGGCACAGTCTGTGCCGCAGGACGAACAGCTGACGTGTGCGATGCGCAGCTACTGAGCTCCGTGTACGGAACCGCCCTCGAAGTATTCGAAGCAGGCGGACGCACACGCATCAGCCCCGTTCGCCCGTGCCGTTTTCTGCTGCCGAGGCAAGACCTCACCTCAGCGAGCACTGAAAACTAG
- a CDS encoding DEAD/DEAH box helicase, producing MSSAKFPLVDAREVLKKVGGGSFTRGKMLVDAGQLSDLVWDSDALKLSGTVFDDGVEVVADVTLVSDQSGFLIGEMSCGMDVEPGCKHVAALLIDSNARHMQAKDEREAEEALQPVDAEWELALSRILESGRAGRDGRKPEDIQPLGLQFELRDSRDASQRQYGVGQGPKAVGARGARSRFTLAIRPVLRNPQGRWIRSALRWNTISFKTYGLPLDPEQHRWFCQLVPLYRANGELYFGEDNDWLIFDDFASGLVFSLLEEAHALGIELVGSGDISGIELVDSGRVYFDAQRTDAGLELIPTMDIGARTIGARTIALGEDVAAGTVGRHGVWALAEDGHTVEIAPVDHTLEPEARFLVRRPSAITVPAGEVDHFFSGPYQRLGRRVSFVSSNGSVALPQITPPSLVVVATYQPDDVVVVDSEVDYGPGGIDDYARDMAAEAQLRAEALKVLTKHGWDELEPYRSNGGLMSHTLEGLATVDFVRRGIPALEQIPHVRVLDVGKRPVYKELTEAPELTVTTVESDKNDWFDLGLMITVGDRRIPYADILRALSAGQKRMLMSDKTYVSLDQPLFHHLRSLIEEANMLKENPKDPPRITRYQVNLWDELAGLATEVSGPDSWHAAIAGLADGAGADTAVPDGVEATLRPYQVEGFRWLASLWRQGLGGILADDMGLGKTLQVITMLAYMREQWGGTEPDAAPEATSASKATVATGGAGPVLVVAPTSVVPNWLAELRRFAPDLKVAGVRDTQTKASQPLAEVAASNDVVVTSYTLFRLDSDVYQELGWSALILDEAQFVKNKSTKAHQTARELNARVKFAITGTPLENNLMELWALLAITSPGLFPSSNKFAEVFGRPIERMGAVEPLERLRRRVRPFMLRRTKAEVMTDLPSKQEQVLAIDLSEEHRRIYDTRLQRERQKVLHLVEDINRNRFTIFTSLTTLRLMALDPALVDEEEFADVGSAKLDVLLDYLNSLLAEGHRALVFSQFTSFLKRAGARLDEAGIDYAYLDGATRNREEAIQEFKDGDAPVFLISLKAGGFGLNLTEADYIFLMDPWWNPAAEAQAVDRAHRIGQTRNVMVYRMVSAGTIEEKVVALQDAKRELITSVMDGGDGFGSALSADDIRELLAE from the coding sequence ATGAGTTCTGCGAAGTTTCCTTTGGTTGATGCCCGCGAAGTCCTCAAAAAGGTTGGCGGCGGCTCTTTTACCCGCGGGAAAATGCTGGTTGATGCGGGTCAGTTGTCTGATCTTGTGTGGGACTCTGATGCGCTGAAGCTTTCAGGGACGGTGTTCGACGACGGTGTTGAGGTGGTCGCGGACGTCACGTTGGTTTCGGATCAGTCCGGGTTCCTGATTGGTGAGATGTCGTGCGGCATGGACGTTGAGCCGGGGTGTAAGCATGTTGCTGCCCTGCTGATCGATTCGAATGCGCGCCACATGCAGGCTAAGGATGAGCGGGAGGCCGAGGAGGCCCTGCAGCCGGTTGATGCTGAGTGGGAGCTCGCGCTGTCGCGGATCCTGGAGAGCGGGCGCGCTGGCCGGGATGGGCGGAAGCCTGAGGATATTCAGCCGCTGGGTTTGCAGTTTGAGCTGCGTGATTCGCGGGATGCTTCGCAGCGCCAGTATGGGGTGGGACAGGGCCCTAAGGCAGTGGGTGCGCGTGGTGCTCGTAGCCGATTTACGCTGGCGATCCGCCCTGTACTCCGCAATCCTCAGGGTCGTTGGATTCGCTCTGCGTTGCGGTGGAACACGATTTCCTTCAAAACATATGGTTTGCCGTTGGATCCGGAGCAGCATCGGTGGTTCTGCCAGTTGGTTCCGTTGTATCGAGCGAATGGTGAACTGTATTTCGGTGAAGATAACGACTGGCTGATTTTCGATGATTTCGCGTCCGGCTTGGTGTTTTCCTTGCTTGAGGAAGCTCACGCGCTCGGCATCGAGCTCGTGGGTTCGGGCGATATCTCCGGCATTGAGCTGGTTGATTCCGGCCGCGTGTATTTCGATGCGCAGCGCACGGACGCTGGCCTTGAGCTGATCCCGACGATGGACATCGGCGCCAGGACCATCGGCGCCAGGACCATCGCGTTGGGTGAGGACGTTGCGGCCGGCACGGTCGGCCGGCACGGTGTGTGGGCGCTGGCTGAGGATGGCCACACTGTTGAGATCGCACCCGTGGACCACACTTTGGAGCCGGAGGCTCGTTTCTTGGTGCGCCGCCCGTCGGCCATCACTGTCCCTGCCGGCGAAGTCGATCATTTCTTCTCGGGGCCGTATCAGCGCCTCGGCCGCCGCGTGAGCTTCGTGTCCTCGAACGGCTCGGTTGCGTTGCCGCAGATCACTCCCCCGTCGCTGGTTGTTGTGGCGACGTATCAGCCGGACGATGTGGTGGTCGTCGATTCGGAGGTCGATTACGGCCCCGGCGGGATCGATGATTACGCACGCGACATGGCGGCTGAAGCTCAATTGCGTGCCGAGGCGCTGAAGGTTCTGACCAAGCATGGCTGGGACGAACTCGAGCCGTACCGCAGCAATGGCGGGCTCATGTCGCACACACTTGAGGGCCTTGCGACGGTCGATTTTGTGCGTCGCGGCATCCCGGCGCTAGAGCAGATTCCGCATGTTCGCGTGCTCGATGTCGGTAAGCGGCCTGTCTATAAGGAGCTGACCGAGGCTCCTGAGCTCACGGTCACGACCGTCGAGTCCGATAAGAACGACTGGTTCGATCTGGGCCTCATGATCACAGTCGGTGACCGCCGCATCCCATACGCCGATATTCTGCGGGCGCTGTCTGCCGGCCAGAAGCGCATGCTGATGTCGGATAAGACCTACGTTTCGCTGGATCAGCCTCTGTTCCATCATCTTCGCAGCCTCATCGAGGAAGCGAACATGTTGAAAGAAAACCCTAAGGACCCGCCGCGGATCACCCGTTATCAGGTGAATCTGTGGGATGAACTCGCGGGGCTTGCCACCGAGGTTTCTGGCCCTGATTCGTGGCATGCCGCGATCGCTGGCTTGGCCGATGGCGCCGGGGCTGACACCGCGGTGCCGGATGGTGTTGAGGCGACACTGCGCCCGTACCAGGTTGAGGGGTTCCGCTGGCTCGCTTCGCTGTGGCGGCAGGGCCTGGGCGGCATCCTCGCCGACGACATGGGCCTGGGTAAAACGCTTCAGGTCATCACGATGCTGGCCTACATGCGTGAGCAGTGGGGCGGCACTGAACCCGACGCCGCACCGGAAGCAACATCCGCATCGAAGGCTACCGTTGCTACCGGCGGCGCGGGCCCGGTTTTGGTGGTTGCGCCGACGTCGGTGGTTCCTAACTGGTTGGCCGAGTTGCGCAGGTTCGCACCGGATTTGAAGGTCGCTGGCGTGCGGGATACTCAGACGAAAGCGTCGCAACCGTTGGCTGAGGTCGCAGCAAGCAACGATGTCGTGGTCACCTCGTACACGCTGTTCCGTTTGGATTCGGATGTGTATCAGGAGCTCGGCTGGTCTGCGCTGATTCTGGATGAGGCTCAGTTCGTCAAGAACAAGTCGACCAAGGCGCATCAGACTGCTCGGGAATTGAATGCCCGCGTGAAGTTCGCGATCACGGGTACACCGTTGGAGAACAACCTCATGGAGCTGTGGGCGCTTCTGGCGATCACCTCCCCCGGTTTGTTCCCTTCCTCGAATAAGTTCGCTGAGGTGTTCGGCCGGCCGATCGAACGCATGGGCGCTGTTGAGCCGCTTGAGCGTTTGCGCCGCCGAGTCCGTCCGTTCATGTTGCGCCGTACCAAGGCCGAGGTCATGACGGACCTGCCGAGCAAGCAAGAGCAGGTTCTGGCGATCGACCTTTCGGAAGAGCACCGCCGCATTTACGACACGCGTCTGCAGCGTGAGCGCCAGAAGGTCCTGCACTTGGTTGAGGACATCAACCGGAACCGGTTCACGATCTTCACCTCGCTCACCACGCTGCGTCTCATGGCGTTGGATCCTGCGTTGGTGGATGAAGAAGAGTTCGCGGATGTGGGATCGGCCAAGCTGGATGTTTTGTTGGATTACCTGAACTCGCTGCTGGCTGAGGGCCACCGCGCGCTCGTGTTCTCGCAGTTCACGTCGTTCCTCAAGCGGGCTGGTGCTCGGCTGGATGAGGCCGGCATCGATTACGCGTATTTGGATGGCGCGACCCGCAACCGTGAGGAAGCGATCCAGGAGTTCAAGGATGGCGACGCCCCGGTCTTCTTGATTTCGCTCAAGGCCGGCGGTTTCGGCTTGAACCTCACGGAGGCTGACTACATCTTCCTCATGGATCCGTGGTGGAACCCTGCCGCGGAGGCCCAGGCTGTGGACCGTGCGCACCGCATCGGGCAGACCCGCAACGTCATGGTGTACCGCATGGTTTCTGCGGGCACAATCGAAGAGAAGGTCGTGGCGTTGCAGGACGCCAAGCGTGAACTCATCACATCCGTCATGGACGGCGGGGACGGTTTCGGTTCCGCGTTGAGCGCTGACGATATCCGCGAGCTGCTGGCTGAATAA
- a CDS encoding VIT1/CCC1 transporter family protein, with translation MSTASPSESRPSPTQHPSPADQRPEPTPAQIRRWRRYLADELTEGAIYEALAKKAKSPEDARILTALAEAEERHADHWRALLGEHAKPSRPSIQRSLLRFLATHFGSIFVLALVQRAEGNNPYAKDSDVPSKMAADELVHEEVVRGLATEGRMRLSGNFRAAVFGANDGLVSNFALVLGIGATGVAPSIVMFTGIAGLLAGALSMGAGEFVSIRSQRELLDASRPTHATLHAAPHLDLDENELVLVYLARGMSQEAAEHRAAERMGRFECDCDPSTSLPLPHEGRTLPGDEELDGHGSAWGAATSSFVMFSIGAIVPILPYIFGMTGITAVIIATILVSAALLITGGFVGLISGSSPVSRGFRQLFIGLGAAAVTYVLGLLFGTVAL, from the coding sequence GTGAGTACCGCATCGCCTTCTGAGTCCCGCCCGTCCCCCACTCAGCATCCGTCCCCAGCTGACCAGCGCCCTGAACCGACACCCGCGCAGATCCGCCGGTGGCGCCGCTATTTGGCGGATGAGCTGACGGAGGGCGCGATTTACGAGGCTCTCGCGAAGAAAGCGAAGTCCCCCGAGGACGCGCGCATTTTGACGGCGCTCGCGGAAGCGGAGGAACGTCACGCGGACCACTGGCGCGCGTTGTTAGGCGAGCACGCTAAGCCGTCTCGGCCGTCGATTCAGCGTTCGTTGCTGCGTTTCTTGGCTACGCATTTCGGTTCGATTTTCGTTCTCGCGCTCGTTCAGCGCGCGGAGGGTAATAATCCGTATGCGAAGGATTCGGATGTCCCGAGCAAGATGGCGGCCGATGAGCTGGTTCACGAAGAGGTTGTGCGGGGTCTAGCGACTGAGGGGCGGATGCGGCTCTCAGGTAATTTCCGTGCGGCGGTGTTCGGCGCGAACGATGGCCTCGTGTCTAACTTCGCGCTTGTGTTGGGTATCGGCGCTACGGGTGTTGCGCCGTCGATCGTGATGTTCACCGGTATCGCAGGTTTGCTTGCGGGCGCGCTTTCGATGGGCGCTGGTGAGTTCGTTTCGATCCGCTCCCAGCGGGAGCTTCTGGATGCGTCCCGCCCCACGCACGCAACCTTGCATGCAGCCCCGCATTTGGATCTCGATGAGAACGAGCTTGTGCTCGTGTACTTGGCGCGAGGGATGTCGCAAGAGGCGGCGGAGCATCGCGCGGCGGAACGCATGGGCCGTTTCGAATGCGATTGCGACCCGTCGACCTCCCTGCCGCTCCCGCACGAGGGCCGCACCTTGCCAGGTGATGAAGAGCTCGACGGGCACGGAAGCGCGTGGGGTGCCGCAACGTCGTCGTTTGTGATGTTTTCGATCGGCGCGATCGTCCCGATCCTCCCGTATATCTTTGGCATGACGGGTATCACCGCTGTGATCATCGCGACAATCCTGGTGAGCGCTGCGTTGCTCATTACGGGTGGTTTCGTGGGGCTGATCTCTGGATCGTCCCCGGTTTCGCGTGGTTTCCGGCAGTTGTTCATCGGTTTGGGCGCGGCGGCTGTCACGTATGTTTTGGGGCTCTTGTTCGGCACAGTTGCGTTGTAG